The Crocinitomicaceae bacterium genome includes a region encoding these proteins:
- the tnpA gene encoding IS200/IS605 family transposase: protein MANTYTQIYLQIVFSVKGRQNLIQKNWKDELHKYICGIVNGKEQKVYAIGGVADHIHILVSIKPNIAISDLVRDIKTNSSKWINENGFVKVKFQWQEGFGAFSYSQSQLDNIIAYINNQEQHHQKKTFKNEYLELLQKFNTEYDDKYLFEWIE from the coding sequence ATGGCAAACACATATACCCAAATTTATTTACAAATTGTATTCTCAGTAAAGGGAAGACAAAATCTGATTCAAAAAAACTGGAAAGACGAATTACATAAATATATATGCGGTATTGTTAACGGTAAAGAACAAAAAGTATACGCCATAGGCGGGGTTGCGGATCACATACATATATTAGTTAGTATAAAACCCAATATTGCTATTTCTGATCTAGTTCGTGACATTAAGACAAATTCATCAAAATGGATTAACGAAAATGGATTTGTTAAAGTTAAATTTCAATGGCAAGAAGGATTTGGCGCATTCTCATATTCTCAATCTCAATTAGATAATATTATTGCATATATTAATAACCAAGAACAACATCATCAGAAGAAAACATTTAAAAATGAATACTTGGAATTGTTACAAAAATTTAATACAGAATATGATGACAAATATTTGTTTGAATGGATTGAATAA
- a CDS encoding choice-of-anchor B family protein — protein MAKKLIVCFCFWCFGLYIYAQVNMTQLGYLDIPTLHDTGLNGIWGYTDETGKEYALVGTEDGVSIVDISLPSSPIEIVFIPGENSIWREIKTNGDYAYVTTEADEGLLIIDLSPLPSSTVLPTNYYVGPAGNEWNTAHSLYADNGYVYINGSGRGNGGLIILDVTTDPMNPIELGEFDMWYVHDCYVRDDTAYLAHIYDGFFSILDITDKSNPVFLGSAITPTNFSHNIWTSDDGNFAFTTDEVSGGFIGAFDVSNPAAIQYLDKIQSSPGNGIVPHNAHVIGDYLVTSYYADGVVIHDITYPYNLIQVGNHDTNPHELMNTSGCWGVYPYFPSGNIIASDREEGLFIFAPNYQPGAYLEGNITELGTGNPINNVSVSVENENISDLSGIFGDYATGIATAGTYDVTYFKVLYYPQTISTSFTNGVVELQDVVLEKIPQFSQTIQVLDAGTLNPIVGCQVKLQHTYISHEGITNASGQVSLGLYYQDNYDLVAGKWGYVSNCFIDTLITSSTGIITILIDEGYYDDFSFDYGWLSAGDAAKGFWEREIPVGVAGNSGIVQNPYSDVGWDCGDFAYLTGNGSASSNTDEVNGGEVVLISPVFDLSSYTDPHLNFTSWFYNQYGLLTVNDTLNIYLFDGVDMVLISQKYAGNSLMSQWVPNSIRVLDFMPLSSAVQIILTIRDDYASENITEAGLDNFSITNFSLAAISDEELNDDITIYPNPTTGEFTVNGLTAGKLVLCDVSGRVIAEQSIADVQGLYNFSPGIYFVVIYDQHNQYITTKKIYIE, from the coding sequence ATGGCTAAAAAGCTAATCGTTTGTTTTTGCTTCTGGTGCTTTGGTTTATACATCTATGCACAAGTCAACATGACTCAGTTGGGTTATCTTGATATTCCTACTTTGCATGATACCGGTTTGAATGGAATTTGGGGATACACTGATGAAACCGGAAAAGAATACGCCTTGGTAGGAACAGAAGATGGTGTTTCTATTGTTGATATCAGCCTGCCATCATCGCCAATAGAGATTGTTTTTATACCGGGTGAAAATTCTATTTGGCGAGAAATTAAAACGAATGGTGATTATGCTTATGTAACAACTGAAGCTGATGAAGGTTTGCTGATCATTGATTTGTCTCCGCTTCCATCAAGTACCGTTTTACCAACAAATTATTATGTTGGCCCAGCAGGAAATGAATGGAATACAGCGCACTCACTTTATGCTGACAACGGGTATGTTTACATCAACGGATCAGGTAGAGGAAATGGCGGATTAATTATTTTAGATGTCACAACTGACCCCATGAATCCTATTGAGTTGGGTGAATTTGACATGTGGTACGTGCATGATTGTTATGTGCGTGATGACACCGCTTATCTTGCGCATATCTATGATGGATTTTTTAGTATTCTTGATATTACTGATAAATCAAATCCAGTTTTTTTAGGTTCTGCAATTACACCCACAAATTTCAGTCATAATATCTGGACATCGGATGATGGAAATTTTGCTTTCACAACAGATGAAGTTTCAGGCGGATTCATTGGTGCTTTTGATGTGTCAAATCCTGCTGCCATTCAATATTTGGATAAAATTCAATCATCACCCGGCAACGGAATTGTTCCACATAACGCTCACGTGATTGGTGATTATCTGGTAACATCATACTATGCTGATGGAGTAGTTATTCATGACATCACCTATCCGTATAATTTAATTCAGGTTGGTAACCATGACACAAATCCGCATGAGCTTATGAATACATCCGGTTGTTGGGGTGTGTATCCTTATTTTCCATCGGGTAATATAATTGCCAGTGATCGTGAAGAAGGCTTATTTATTTTTGCGCCCAACTACCAACCCGGTGCTTATCTTGAAGGAAATATCACAGAGCTGGGTACCGGTAATCCAATTAACAATGTTTCAGTTAGTGTTGAAAATGAAAACATCAGTGATTTGTCAGGAATATTTGGTGATTACGCAACCGGCATTGCAACAGCAGGAACGTATGATGTAACCTACTTTAAAGTACTTTATTATCCGCAGACAATTTCAACATCATTCACTAACGGAGTAGTAGAATTGCAAGATGTGGTACTTGAAAAAATTCCACAGTTTAGCCAAACCATTCAGGTACTTGATGCAGGCACACTCAATCCGATTGTTGGTTGTCAAGTGAAATTGCAACACACGTATATTTCTCATGAAGGTATTACAAATGCTTCAGGTCAGGTTTCTTTGGGTTTATATTATCAAGATAATTATGATTTGGTTGCAGGTAAATGGGGATATGTTTCAAATTGTTTTATTGATACGCTGATCACTTCTTCTACAGGGATTATAACCATATTGATTGATGAAGGATATTATGATGATTTTAGTTTTGACTACGGTTGGTTGAGTGCAGGTGATGCAGCAAAAGGTTTTTGGGAACGTGAAATTCCGGTTGGTGTGGCAGGCAATTCAGGCATCGTGCAAAATCCATATTCTGATGTGGGTTGGGATTGTGGCGACTTCGCTTACCTCACAGGCAATGGATCGGCATCATCCAATACAGATGAAGTGAATGGAGGCGAGGTGGTATTGATTTCTCCCGTTTTTGATTTGAGTTCTTATACTGATCCTCATCTAAACTTTACAAGTTGGTTTTACAATCAATATGGCTTGTTAACGGTGAATGATACATTAAATATTTATCTCTTTGATGGTGTTGATATGGTTTTGATTTCGCAGAAATATGCGGGCAACTCGCTAATGAGTCAATGGGTTCCTAATTCAATTCGTGTACTGGATTTTATGCCCCTATCATCTGCTGTGCAAATTATTTTGACTATTCGTGATGATTATGCAAGTGAAAATATTACTGAAGCCGGATTAGATAATTTTTCTATCACAAATTTTTCACTCGCTGCTATTTCAGATGAAGAGTTGAACGATGACATTACTATTTATCCAAATCCAACCACAGGAGAATTCACTGTGAATGGATTGACTGCAGGTAAACTAGTACTTTGTGATGTTTCAGGTCGGGTGATTGCTGAACAATCAATTGCTGATGTGCAGGGCTTGTATAATTTCAGCCCCGGAATTTATTTTGTAGTGATTTACGATCAGCATAATCAGTATATAACAACTAAAAAAATCTATATTGAATGA
- a CDS encoding transferase hexapeptide repeat family protein, which translates to MIYSFNGYIPVVHESSFVHPQAVVTGNVIIGRDVYIGPGAALRGDWGQIIIEDGCNVQENCTVHMFPGVTVLLKKSAHIGHGAIIHGATIGENSMVGMNAVLMDDVVVGNECIIGALAFVSAKMIIPDRSVVVGNPAKIIKQVSDEMIGWKTEGTKWYQRLPKDCHESLKPCEPLREPEPNRLKQDSSFKHWKNR; encoded by the coding sequence ATGATTTATTCATTCAACGGATATATACCGGTAGTTCATGAAAGTTCTTTCGTACATCCGCAAGCTGTAGTTACAGGTAATGTAATTATTGGTCGTGATGTCTATATTGGACCCGGTGCTGCATTGCGCGGCGATTGGGGGCAAATTATTATTGAAGACGGTTGTAATGTGCAGGAAAATTGCACGGTACACATGTTTCCCGGCGTTACTGTTCTTCTAAAAAAATCTGCGCACATCGGTCATGGTGCAATTATTCACGGTGCAACTATTGGTGAAAATTCTATGGTAGGAATGAATGCCGTTTTAATGGATGATGTTGTGGTTGGCAATGAGTGCATCATTGGTGCGCTTGCTTTTGTGTCTGCAAAAATGATTATTCCTGATAGAAGTGTTGTGGTTGGAAATCCTGCTAAAATCATCAAACAAGTTTCTGATGAAATGATTGGTTGGAAAACGGAAGGGACCAAATGGTATCAGCGTTTACCTAAGGATTGTCATGAATCTTTAAAACCTTGTGAACCACTGCGTGAACCTGAACCCAACAGACTAAAACAGGATTCATCTTTTAAACATTGGAAAAATCGTTAA
- a CDS encoding acetyl-CoA carboxylase carboxyltransferase subunit alpha, which yields MATYLPFEEPIHQIEEEIQKAKDIESNSGVDTSKMVKDLEKKLKETTKEIFESLTPWQRVQLSRHPERPYTLQYINTITDNTFIELHGDRSVRDDKAMVGGFGQIDGQTVMFVGQQKGVNLKMRQYRNFGMPNPEGYRKALRLFKLAEKFNKPIVTFIDTPGAYPGLEAEERGQGEAIARNIYEMMKLRVPVICVILGEGASGGALGIGVGDKVMMLENSWYSVISPENCSTILWRSWDFKEKAAEALKLTSTDMKDLKLVDEVIKEPIGGAHRYHDEAILNVKKAIQKALEKLVPMDAEDRCKKRIDKFCKMGVYNSK from the coding sequence ATGGCAACGTATTTACCTTTTGAAGAACCTATACATCAGATTGAAGAAGAGATTCAAAAAGCAAAAGATATTGAATCAAACAGTGGAGTTGATACCTCTAAAATGGTGAAGGATCTTGAGAAAAAGTTAAAAGAAACTACCAAAGAAATATTTGAATCGCTTACTCCGTGGCAAAGAGTTCAGTTATCAAGACATCCTGAACGGCCATACACCTTGCAGTACATCAACACCATTACGGACAATACATTTATTGAATTGCACGGTGACCGCAGCGTGAGAGATGACAAGGCAATGGTTGGAGGTTTTGGACAAATTGACGGGCAAACTGTTATGTTTGTTGGACAGCAAAAAGGAGTGAATTTAAAAATGCGTCAGTACCGCAATTTCGGTATGCCAAATCCTGAAGGATACCGCAAAGCATTGCGTCTTTTTAAATTGGCTGAAAAATTTAATAAACCTATTGTCACTTTTATTGATACACCCGGAGCATACCCCGGTTTAGAAGCCGAGGAACGAGGACAGGGTGAGGCAATTGCCCGCAATATTTATGAAATGATGAAATTGCGCGTACCGGTAATTTGTGTTATTCTTGGTGAAGGTGCTTCTGGAGGAGCATTAGGCATTGGCGTTGGTGATAAAGTAATGATGCTTGAAAATTCATGGTACTCTGTAATTTCACCTGAAAATTGTTCAACCATTTTATGGCGTTCATGGGATTTTAAAGAGAAAGCGGCAGAAGCCTTGAAACTCACATCAACGGATATGAAAGATTTGAAGTTGGTAGATGAAGTGATCAAAGAACCAATCGGCGGTGCTCACCGTTATCATGATGAGGCTATCCTAAATGTGAAAAAGGCAATTCAAAAAGCACTTGAAAAATTAGTGCCAATGGATGCTGAAGATCGCTGCAAAAAGCGCATTGATAAATTCTGCAAAATGGGCGTTTACAACAGTAAATAA
- a CDS encoding 4-(cytidine 5'-diphospho)-2-C-methyl-D-erythritol kinase encodes MICFPNAKINIGLSVKDKRADGYHNIESIFYPVNWCDILEIVPSNSFEFFPSGLCIEGATKNNLVVKAYEILKEKHGLPPVHIFLHKVIPMGAGLGGGSADGAFALRLLNDLFELNLDTTQLQQLAATLGSDCPFFIQNVACKVTGRGEIISPIQFSLAGKWIKLVYPGIHINTKTAFEQLNKNALKRKPFDRDASQDPFWFFQNDFEAGAIELFPTLGNVRENLLQQGAYYVSMTGSGSCFYGLFHQKPTDENQDHYTSFVTQLV; translated from the coding sequence ATGATTTGCTTCCCTAATGCTAAAATTAATATTGGTTTGAGTGTCAAAGACAAACGGGCTGATGGTTATCATAATATTGAAAGTATTTTCTATCCGGTAAATTGGTGTGATATTCTTGAAATTGTTCCATCAAATTCGTTTGAATTTTTTCCTTCAGGATTGTGTATTGAAGGTGCTACTAAAAACAATCTCGTAGTCAAAGCATACGAGATATTGAAAGAGAAACATGGATTGCCACCTGTTCACATATTTTTACACAAGGTAATACCCATGGGTGCTGGTCTTGGTGGTGGCTCAGCAGATGGGGCGTTTGCATTGCGTCTTTTAAATGATTTGTTTGAACTTAACTTGGATACAACTCAACTTCAACAATTGGCTGCAACACTTGGAAGTGATTGTCCTTTTTTTATTCAGAATGTTGCGTGCAAAGTAACCGGACGCGGCGAAATAATTTCACCCATTCAATTCTCACTTGCAGGCAAATGGATCAAACTTGTCTATCCAGGCATTCATATCAATACAAAAACTGCGTTTGAACAATTAAATAAAAATGCTTTAAAAAGAAAACCTTTTGACAGAGATGCATCGCAAGATCCATTCTGGTTTTTTCAAAATGATTTCGAGGCCGGTGCAATTGAATTGTTTCCGACACTTGGCAACGTTCGCGAAAATCTACTTCAGCAAGGTGCTTACTACGTGAGCATGACCGGAAGCGGATCATGCTTTTACGGACTTTTTCATCAAAAACCAACTGATGAAAATCAAGATCACTATACTTCATTCGTTACTCAATTAGTATAA
- a CDS encoding DNA alkylation repair protein: protein MAEALRDMFSRSFLNSLEKKFVSVSKDFNQKTFQKSILNSNYSSLELKQRVRAISQAMSDALPVSYKKQIHILKEVAPHVNGFCGTIFPDFVEKNGLNDYKTSIDALEFFTPFSTAEFAIRPFIVSYPETMGQMHRWTDHENHHVRRLASEGCRPLLPWGMRLQVFVENPIPVLPILEKLKNDSSDYVYRSVANNLNDISKHHPDLILNIAKKWYGNSDTTNKVVKHALRTLLKKGNQTAMQIIGFDETKLPLVKSFTLSDIDIEIGSKIILHTELIANKNGRIRLEYEVEFPKKNKSHGIKVFQLGEKTLKKGEQISITKSHSFADLSTRKHYSGEHKFTLKMNGIKSKSVSVLLRDK from the coding sequence ATGGCTGAGGCATTACGTGATATGTTCTCACGTTCATTTTTAAATTCACTTGAGAAAAAATTTGTTTCCGTCAGCAAAGATTTTAACCAAAAAACATTTCAGAAATCTATCCTGAATTCAAACTATTCATCACTTGAATTAAAGCAGCGGGTTAGGGCAATCAGTCAGGCTATGTCTGATGCATTGCCGGTTTCATATAAAAAACAAATTCATATTTTGAAAGAAGTGGCTCCGCATGTTAACGGTTTTTGCGGAACAATTTTTCCTGATTTTGTAGAAAAAAATGGATTAAATGATTACAAAACTTCCATTGATGCACTGGAATTTTTCACACCGTTCTCTACGGCAGAATTTGCAATTCGGCCTTTCATAGTATCCTATCCTGAAACAATGGGTCAAATGCATCGATGGACAGATCATGAAAATCATCATGTACGCAGACTAGCTTCAGAAGGGTGCCGTCCATTATTGCCGTGGGGAATGAGGCTTCAGGTTTTTGTGGAAAACCCAATTCCTGTTTTACCAATTCTTGAAAAATTGAAAAATGATTCATCTGATTATGTTTATCGCAGTGTGGCAAATAATCTCAATGATATTTCAAAACATCATCCTGATCTTATCTTGAACATTGCAAAAAAATGGTACGGAAATTCTGACACAACAAATAAAGTAGTGAAGCACGCCTTGCGTACCCTATTGAAAAAGGGAAATCAAACCGCCATGCAGATAATAGGATTTGATGAAACCAAACTGCCTCTTGTCAAAAGTTTCACCTTGTCAGATATTGATATTGAGATTGGAAGTAAAATAATTTTGCACACAGAATTGATTGCAAATAAAAATGGCCGCATCAGACTGGAATATGAGGTAGAGTTTCCCAAAAAAAATAAAAGTCATGGAATAAAAGTATTTCAGTTGGGAGAAAAAACACTTAAAAAAGGTGAGCAAATATCTATTACAAAATCACATTCATTTGCTGATTTGAGTACGCGCAAACATTATTCAGGTGAGCATAAATTTACACTGAAGATGAATGGTATAAAAAGCAAATCAGTTAGTGTACTCTTACGAGATAAGTAA
- a CDS encoding glycosyltransferase family 2 protein, translating to MCSENQKIELFQLEEFIFHNILQYKMNDTPLISILMPARNAEKYIRECLLSIQPQSYQHFELIVVDDFSTDNTYDIIGKFAQDDHRIILLQNKTKGIIPALKHAFENSKGEFITRMDADDLMPQNKLELLLEVARQNKKYIATGFVSYFSEAPITEGYQRYEAWINSLINHEDYIANIYRECIIASPNWMVNRACFDQDICWDEIQYPEDYDLVFQWHCHGYIFKHCNQLTHLWREHESRTSHHDNNYQQESFFTLKTIYFIQNECSKNSTQIQLIGKGKKGKLVSRILTEQNRSFIWYEFQDKAESTVLSVHQLQADMPAILTNWPREVEKQKEILDFLKSKNLIPGKNLWVF from the coding sequence ATGTGTTCTGAAAATCAGAAAATTGAATTGTTTCAACTAGAAGAATTCATTTTTCACAATATCTTGCAATACAAAATGAATGATACTCCATTAATATCTATTTTAATGCCGGCCAGAAATGCTGAGAAATACATTCGAGAATGTCTTTTGTCAATTCAACCGCAATCATATCAGCATTTTGAATTAATTGTAGTGGATGATTTTTCAACTGACAATACGTATGATATAATCGGGAAATTTGCGCAAGATGATCATCGCATCATATTGTTGCAAAATAAAACCAAAGGAATTATACCAGCATTAAAACATGCGTTTGAAAACTCCAAAGGTGAATTCATCACCCGCATGGATGCGGATGATTTGATGCCGCAAAATAAACTGGAACTTTTGCTTGAAGTGGCTAGGCAAAACAAAAAATATATTGCAACGGGCTTTGTTTCATATTTTTCTGAAGCACCCATCACTGAGGGTTACCAAAGATATGAAGCATGGATAAATTCCCTGATTAATCATGAAGACTATATTGCCAATATATATCGTGAATGTATTATTGCTTCTCCAAATTGGATGGTAAACAGGGCTTGCTTTGATCAAGATATTTGTTGGGATGAAATTCAGTATCCTGAAGATTATGATTTAGTTTTTCAATGGCATTGTCATGGTTATATTTTTAAACATTGCAACCAGCTCACTCATTTATGGAGAGAGCATGAGTCAAGAACATCACACCACGATAATAACTACCAGCAGGAAAGTTTTTTTACCTTAAAAACTATTTACTTTATTCAAAATGAATGCAGCAAGAATTCAACACAAATTCAATTGATTGGGAAAGGCAAAAAAGGAAAATTAGTAAGCAGGATTTTAACTGAACAAAATAGGTCATTCATTTGGTATGAATTTCAAGATAAAGCGGAGTCAACGGTGCTATCAGTTCACCAACTACAAGCTGACATGCCTGCTATTCTCACCAATTGGCCACGAGAAGTTGAAAAACAAAAAGAAATTCTTGATTTTCTCAAGTCTAAAAATTTAATTCCTGGTAAAAATCTTTGGGTATTCTAA